Proteins from a genomic interval of Zingiber officinale cultivar Zhangliang chromosome 1B, Zo_v1.1, whole genome shotgun sequence:
- the LOC122053358 gene encoding la-related protein 6B-like yields MADGILEQTLGDTEDRALLSGSGGADDRSPTESGDSSLSRSLSSSRLNAQAAEFVPRSSQLPDSTPVPIRHGHAPVAHPVMHVFHQAPPSSNYFAPGSGSFEYYGAAQSGGFRDHEGGHTSADPERTPLDKDELPEEVIQKITKQVEYYFSDANLATTEHLMRFISKDPDGFVPISVVAAFKKIKSLVQNISQLAMALRTSSKLVVSDDGKRVRRQQPFTESDLEMLQSRIVVAENLPEDHCYQNLMKLFSSVGSVKTIRTCYPQTVNGTAAANNKLTRLEMLFGNRLHAFVEYETVEDAGKAVAELNDEKNWRNGLRVKLFPKFMMKHGPVRGRRGQEGDFNGEEDVSTSNQLNERLVDDAYHSSEVSHDLENDENFNEKDGSLRRGRGRGRGGRRGRGQHHNNNRGGGHLVGTPPSSHSIHFDREQIISNKQPPGPRMPDGTRGFTLGRGKPVTSATTV; encoded by the exons ATGGCCGACGGTATCCTGGAGCAAACCCTAGGGGACACCGAGGACCGCGCCCTCCTCTCCGGCTCCGGTGGCGCTGACGACCGATCTCCAACGGAGTCCGGTGATTCTTCCCTCTCACGATCCCTTTCTTCCAGCCGACTCAACGCCCAGGCAGCAGAGTTTGTCCCCCGCTCCTCGCAGCTCCCCGATTCTACCCCAGTGCCGATCCGTCATGGACATGCTCCTGTGGCTCACCCAGTGATGCACGTATTCCaccaggcgcctccaagctcaaaTTATTTTGCTCCCGGCTCGGGTTCGTTCGAGTACTATGGGGCTGCCCAGTCCGGCGGGTTTAGGGATCACGAGGGTGGACATACGAGTGCTGATCCTGAACGAACCCCTCTGGATAAGGACGAGCTTCCAGAAGAAGTTATCCAAAAGATCACGAAACAG GTTGAGTATTATTTCAGTGATGCAAACCTTGCTACAACTGAACATTTGATGAGGTTTATCAGTAAAGATCCTGATggatttg TGCCAATATCAGTTGTAGCAGCATTTAAGAAAATCAAATCCTTGGTTCAGAACATCTCACAGCTTGCTATGGCACTCCGAACATCATCAAAACTG GTTGTAAGTGATGATGGGAAGAGAGTTAGGCGTCAACAGCCTTTTACAGAATCGGACTTGGAGATGTTGCAG TCTCGCATTGTTGTGGCTGAAAACTTGCCTGAGGATCATTGTTACCAGAATCTTATGAAGCTATTCTCTTCTGTTGGCAG TGTGAAAACAATACGAACATGTTATCCACAAACTGTCAATGGAACAGCTGCTGCAAATAATAAACTGACAAGACTGGAAATGCTCTTTGGCAACAGA TTGCATGCATTTGTGGAGTATGAGACTGTTGAAGATGCTGGAAAAGCA GTTGCTGAACTCAATGATGAAAAGAACTGGAGAAATGGACTCAGAGTTAAACTGTTTCCTAAATTCATG ATGAAACATGGACCAGTCCGGGGAAGAAGAGGACAGGAAGGTGATTTTAATGGAGAGGAGGATGTCTCGACATCAAACCAATTAAATGAAAGGCTGGTTGATGATGCCTATCACTCATCTGAAGTGTCACATGATCTTGAG AATGATGAGAATTTCAATGAAAAAGATGGATCGCTAAGACGAGGGAGAGGCCGGGGCCGTGGAGGGAGACGAGGTAGAGGCCAACATCACAACAATAATCGTGGAGGAGGCCATCTGGTTGGCACTCCACCATCTAGCCATTCTATCCATTTTGATCGAGAACAGATTATTTCTAACAAACAACCTCCCGGTCCTCGGATGCCAGATGGTACCAGGGGTTTCACCTTAGGTCGAGGGAAACCAGTAACCTCTGCTACTACAGTCTAA
- the LOC122053368 gene encoding 2-alkenal reductase (NADP(+)-dependent)-like: MATEVANKKVVLKRYIERGETPTESIMELVTAEAITLKVPEASPPAVLVKNLYLSCDPYGRFIMSRPEEGIKITSAPPNSPVRGYGVAKVVDSTHPDFKAGDYLWGITFWEEYSLITPTEFNFKINHTDVPLSYYAGLLGMPGLTAYVGFHEISSPKKGELVFVSAASGAVGQLVGQFAKLMGCYVVGSAGSDEKVNLLKNKLGFDNAFNYKKESDLGAALKRYFPEGIDIYFDNVGGAMLDAVLCNMRLGGRVTVCGMISQYNLKALEGVHNLLSIIGNCVRVQGFTVGQYLHLYRDFEEKVVNYVKEGKITYLEDVAEGLEAAPAAFVGLFEGKNIGKKLVVVAREQ; the protein is encoded by the exons ATGGCAACGGAGGTAGCGAACAAGAAGGTGGTGCTGAAGCGATACATAGAGAGGGGTGAGACGCCGACGGAGAGCATCATGGAGTTGGTCACGGCGGAAGCTATCACTCTGAAGGTCCCCGAAGCGTCTCCTCCGGCGGTGCTCGTCAAGAACCTCTACCTCTCCTGCGACCCATATGGGCGCTTTATCATGTCCAGGCCCGAAGAGGGCATCAAGATAACTAGCGCTCCTCCAAACTCG CCTGTACGTGGTTACGGGGTTGCTAAAGTTGTTGATTCTACACATCCGGATTTTAAAGCTGGAGACTACTTGTGGGGAATAACTTTTTGGGAAGAGTACAGTCTCATTACACCAACGGAGTTCAATTTCAAGATCAACCACACTGATGTTCCTCTTTCTTACTATGCCGGTCTTCTCG GCATGCCGGGTCTTACAGCTTATGTAGGGTTTCATGAGATCAGCTCTCCAAAGAAAGGGGAACTCGTGTTCGTTTCAGCTGCATCAGGTGCTGTTGGGCAGCTCGTGGGGCAATTTGCCAAGCTCATGGGTTGCTACGTGGTTGGAAGTGCCGGCTCCGATGAAAAG GTCAATCTGCTGAAGAACAAGTTGGGCTTCGATAATGCATTCAACTACAAGAAAGAATCTGATCTGGGCGCTGCATTGAAAAG ATACTTTCCAGAGGGCATCGACATATACTTCGACAACGTAGGTGGAGCGATGTTGGATGCTGTTCTCTGCAACATGAGGCTTGGAGGCCGAGTCACCGTGTGCGGAATGATTTCTCAATACAACCTCAAAGCACTAGAAGGCGTGCACAACCTTTTGTCTATCATCGGCAACTGTGTCCGCGTGCAGGGCTTCACTGTGGGTCAATACCTTCACCTCTACCGCGACTTCGAGGAGAAGGTTGTCAATTACGTGAAAGAGGGGAAGATCACGTACTTGGAAGACGTAGCGGAGGGGCTCGAGGCAGCGCCTGCGGCATTCGTAGGCCTTTTTGAAGGTAAAAATATTGGCAAAAAGTTGGTGGTCGTTGCGCGCGAGCAGTGA
- the LOC122053377 gene encoding formin-like protein 1 gives MAPSFSFLFFFLLTVTSTATHNRRALHQPFFPKYSSSSYSSSSSHPTFGAFFPLEPSPPHPPPASSTAAFPTFPVNVSSTTDASSTSPSRRSPSNLLPAVATPLLAVAFLVLSFVLFFHLRRRQGGVADNDVGSDSIRFFPPRAASSGEQEISAAAPSSAASLGGSELLSVGVAGSSHRDTSESCASGGFTTYWKLRSPELRPLPPLPRQVLLSGEACRSSTSDEEICSVNTSPPPPPKHTSLLRPPTPSPPKRRPPAHSPPSSPLEAESDEKAGTLQYSPRKNLRSPRKIGDFARRALVGGQNPPPPAPVPAAGSHEGQNVKIPTFRLPLLAPPRDSVLKKTVISRENPNAAEVHEENLGPKLKRLHSDKSQAIPEH, from the coding sequence ATGGCTCcctccttctccttcttgttcttcttcttgctgaCTGTTACTTCTACTGCTACTCACAACAGGAGGGCTCTTCATCAGCCTTTCTTCCCCAAATACTCCTCGTCCTCTTATTCCTCTTCATCTTCCCACCCAACCTTCGGCGCCTTCTTCCCTCTTGAACCCTCCCCGCCGCATCCGCCTCCTGCGTCCTCCACCGCTGCCTTTCCTACCTTTCCTGTTAATGTCTCTTCCACGACCGACGCCTCTTCCACCTCCCCCTCCCGCCGCTCCCCGTCCAACCTCCTCCCTGCCGTCGCGACCCCGCTCCTTGCCGTCGCCTTCCTTGTCCTCTCCTTCGTGCTCTTCTTCCACTTACGCCGTCGTCAAGGAGGAGTTGCCGACAACGACGTCGGGTCCGATAGCATCCGCTTCTTCCCTCCCCGTGCAGCTTCTTCCGGCGAGCAGGAGATCTCGGCCGCCGCGCCTTCGTCCGCTGCCTCTCTCGGTGGATCGGAGTTACTGTCTGTGGGTGTTGCCGGCAGCTCGCATAGAGACACGAGCGAGAGCTGTGCTTCCGGAGGCTTCACGACGTACTGGAAGCTCCGGTCGCCGGAGCTCCGTCCGCTCCCGCCACTGCCCCGTCAGGTACTACTAAGCGGTGAAGCCTGCCGTTCGTCGACGTCGGATGAGGAGATATGCTCGGTCAACACTTCCCCACCGCCGCCACCAAAGCATACCTCGCTCCTGCGGCCACCCACACCATCACCTCCGAAGCGAAGACCACCAGCCCATTCGCCACCATCTTCGCCGTTGGAGGCCGAGAGTGACGAGAAGGCAGGAACCTTGCAGTACTCCCCCAGGAAAAACTTGCGCTCGCCAAGAAAAATAGGGGACTTTGCCAGACGCGCACTCGTCGGTGGACAAAATCCGCCACCGCCGGCTCCGGTACCTGCAGCTGGTTCTCACGAGGGACAAAACGTCAAGATTCCAACTTTCCGGCTGCCGCTTCTCGCGCCTCCACGAGACTCTGTGTTGAAGAAGACGGTGATTTCACGAGAGAATCCGAATGCAGCGGAGGTGCACGAGGAGAATCTTGGACCAAAGTTGAAGAGGTTGCACTCAGATAAATCTCAAGCGATCCCTGAGCATTGA